Proteins encoded together in one Aminipila butyrica window:
- a CDS encoding MerR family transcriptional regulator — MDLKKSEFLIGELAEICEISPITLRYYDKMKILKPDRICTETNYRYYSQEKIFFVLMIKYYKRIGFTLKEISILLNRTNLEQIQKYFTKKLEEIEGEIQKSYRKHAAVREWSHLINEGQDYLNNILPTSDVKIVNFPLRQVVASKVLINCNQERHDFDSILVNKQIVNTAEKYNLYCAGPVLLFYRDYKERIEGTFNELDIYVPIYDEITHSDSILDFGGFKAVSLVHIGTYADIHLSYLKLIHWCHENKILPLGSSIEKYLIDPWSTNDEQKYVTEIVLPISCK, encoded by the coding sequence ATGGATTTAAAGAAAAGTGAATTTCTAATTGGTGAACTTGCCGAAATTTGTGAAATTTCCCCAATTACTCTACGGTATTATGATAAAATGAAAATTTTGAAACCTGATAGAATCTGCACAGAAACAAATTATCGATATTATAGCCAAGAAAAGATTTTTTTTGTATTGATGATTAAATATTATAAACGTATTGGTTTCACATTAAAAGAAATAAGCATTCTATTGAATCGAACCAATCTCGAACAAATACAAAAATATTTCACAAAAAAGCTAGAAGAAATTGAAGGTGAAATTCAAAAATCTTATAGAAAACATGCTGCAGTTCGAGAATGGTCTCACCTTATAAATGAAGGTCAAGATTATTTAAACAATATCTTGCCAACTTCAGATGTTAAAATAGTAAATTTCCCCCTTCGTCAAGTGGTAGCTTCCAAAGTGTTAATTAATTGTAATCAAGAACGCCATGATTTTGATTCAATATTGGTCAACAAACAGATTGTGAATACTGCCGAAAAATACAATTTATACTGTGCAGGACCAGTTCTTTTATTTTATAGAGACTACAAAGAAAGAATTGAAGGAACTTTTAATGAACTTGATATTTATGTCCCCATCTATGATGAGATCACGCATTCTGATTCAATATTAGATTTTGGAGGCTTTAAAGCTGTTTCTCTCGTTCATATTGGCACATATGCAGATATCCATCTTTCTTATTTAAAACTGATTCATTGGTGCCATGAGAATAAAATTCTGCCTCTTGGCTCTTCAATTGAAAAATATTTAATCGATCCATGGAGTACTAATGATGAGCAAAAGTATGTAACGGAAATAGTTTTGCCTATTTCCTGTAAGTGA
- a CDS encoding ABC transporter ATP-binding protein — protein sequence MAVLEVKNIEEKYQALNGEITALKNISFQVEKGEFVSVVGPSGCGKSTLLSIIAGLLKPTAGEIYVKGEKIEGITSHIGYMLQKDNLLDWRNIYKNVMLGLEIQKSVTPENEARVIELLKTYGLYEFKDKYPSQLSGGMRQRVALIRTLAINPDILLLDEAFSALDYQTRLAVTNDVYGILKQEQVTTIMVTHDIPEGISMGDKMLILSARPAVVKEVLDIDFEMADRNPLNCRNSPKFSKYFDYIWKELSSHE from the coding sequence TTGGCAGTATTAGAGGTAAAAAACATCGAAGAAAAGTATCAGGCATTAAATGGAGAAATAACCGCACTAAAAAATATAAGTTTTCAAGTGGAAAAAGGTGAATTTGTCAGTGTCGTCGGGCCCAGCGGATGTGGTAAATCTACGTTGCTCTCTATTATTGCAGGACTTCTCAAACCGACCGCAGGAGAAATTTATGTAAAGGGAGAAAAGATAGAGGGCATAACGAGCCATATTGGATACATGTTGCAGAAAGATAACTTGCTGGACTGGAGAAACATCTATAAAAATGTCATGCTAGGACTGGAAATACAGAAGAGCGTAACCCCCGAAAATGAGGCAAGAGTGATTGAATTATTAAAGACCTATGGGCTTTATGAATTTAAAGATAAGTATCCGTCCCAACTATCTGGAGGAATGAGGCAGAGGGTGGCCCTAATTCGAACCCTTGCCATTAACCCAGATATTTTGTTGTTAGATGAAGCGTTTTCCGCACTGGACTATCAGACCAGGCTGGCGGTAACCAACGATGTATACGGTATATTAAAACAAGAGCAGGTGACCACTATTATGGTCACTCACGACATACCTGAAGGCATCAGCATGGGAGATAAAATGCTGATTTTGTCTGCTCGTCCGGCAGTGGTAAAAGAGGTACTGGATATCGATTTTGAGATGGCAGACCGAAATCCGCTGAATTGTCGGAACAGCCCTAAATTCAGCAAATACTTTGATTATATTTGGAAGGAGCTGAGCAGTCATGAATGA
- a CDS encoding ABC transporter permease — translation MNEQKELSSERVVFLKKQRRRKQLILFWQLGILLGLIALWEISARVGLIDSFILSQPSRIFHTYVRMAQNDLLLHIGITVYETLVGFVLGVITGTLLAIILWWSSLIAKISEPYLVVLNSLPKIALGPVIIIIVGAGTEAIIFMALAISLIVTVLEMLNGFQHTDQEYIKMVTTFGASKLQIFTKVVFPYNISTLFNSLKINIGLSLVGVIAGEFLVSKAGLGYLIVYGGQVFQLDLVMASVIILAVVAAVMYEAVVLLQRAVMKLYGH, via the coding sequence ATGAATGAGCAAAAAGAGCTTTCTTCAGAGAGGGTTGTATTTTTAAAGAAACAGCGTCGCCGGAAACAATTGATTCTTTTCTGGCAGCTAGGCATACTCCTCGGATTGATTGCTCTGTGGGAGATTTCCGCCAGGGTTGGGCTTATTGACAGCTTCATTCTCAGTCAGCCATCGAGAATTTTTCATACCTACGTTCGTATGGCGCAAAACGACCTGCTTCTCCACATTGGCATTACGGTATATGAGACTTTGGTAGGCTTTGTTCTGGGGGTTATTACTGGAACCTTGCTGGCTATCATTCTCTGGTGGAGCAGTCTGATTGCTAAGATTAGCGAACCTTATCTGGTGGTGCTTAACAGCCTGCCGAAAATCGCTTTGGGACCAGTTATCATCATTATTGTGGGGGCTGGGACAGAGGCCATCATCTTTATGGCTTTGGCCATTTCGCTCATCGTAACCGTGCTGGAAATGCTCAACGGGTTTCAGCATACAGATCAGGAATATATTAAGATGGTGACTACTTTTGGGGCGTCAAAGTTACAGATTTTTACGAAAGTCGTCTTTCCGTATAATATTTCTACTTTGTTCAATTCTTTAAAAATCAATATCGGTCTGTCCTTGGTGGGAGTCATTGCCGGGGAATTTTTGGTGTCCAAGGCCGGATTAGGCTATTTAATTGTGTATGGAGGTCAGGTCTTCCAGTTGGATTTGGTCATGGCTAGTGTAATTATTTTAGCTGTGGTGGCGGCGGTTATGTACGAGGCGGTAGTATTGCTGCAACGTGCAGTGATGAAGCTATACGGGCACTAG
- a CDS encoding ABC transporter substrate-binding protein — MRSYKKWGCCLLAAVLGLTLLGGCGSEQQEVDQVTVCEVTHSIFYAPQYVAMNLGFFEEEGIQIELSNGQGADKVMAAVLSDNVDIGFSGPEASIYVYNEGKDDHTQVFAQLTQRDGSFLVGREKDEDFSWDKVRGKVVLPGRKGGVPYMALEYVMRQNGVDPAKDTILDNSIQFALMAGAFTSGTGDYVTLFEPTASMLEAEGKGYIVASIGQESGEIPYTAYFAKQSFIRENEDLIQRFTNAVYKGQLWVQEHSAEEIAEAVAPSFPDTDMSILTTVVERYKSIDAWSADPILREEPFDLLQEVMTQAGELTKKADYNEVVNNMYAEEAVKNQ, encoded by the coding sequence ATGAGAAGTTATAAAAAATGGGGCTGCTGTCTTTTGGCGGCGGTGCTGGGGCTGACTCTGCTGGGGGGCTGCGGCTCAGAGCAGCAGGAGGTCGATCAAGTCACTGTATGTGAGGTGACGCATTCCATCTTTTACGCCCCCCAGTATGTGGCGATGAATCTGGGCTTTTTTGAAGAGGAAGGCATCCAGATTGAACTGTCCAACGGCCAGGGGGCCGACAAGGTTATGGCGGCAGTATTGTCTGACAACGTGGACATTGGGTTTTCTGGGCCAGAGGCTTCAATCTATGTCTACAATGAAGGCAAGGATGATCACACTCAGGTGTTTGCGCAGTTGACGCAGCGGGACGGTTCGTTTTTAGTGGGCCGAGAAAAGGATGAGGATTTTAGCTGGGATAAAGTTCGGGGTAAGGTGGTTCTGCCAGGAAGAAAGGGCGGCGTACCTTACATGGCATTAGAATATGTGATGCGGCAGAACGGTGTAGATCCTGCTAAGGATACGATCTTAGACAACAGTATTCAATTTGCCTTGATGGCTGGGGCCTTTACCAGCGGAACCGGAGATTATGTAACGCTCTTTGAACCTACAGCTTCTATGCTGGAAGCAGAGGGCAAGGGGTACATCGTGGCGTCTATCGGCCAAGAAAGTGGAGAAATCCCTTATACGGCTTATTTCGCTAAACAGAGCTTTATTCGAGAGAACGAAGACTTGATTCAACGATTCACAAACGCTGTCTATAAAGGTCAGCTGTGGGTTCAGGAGCACAGTGCAGAAGAGATTGCTGAAGCGGTAGCCCCATCTTTCCCAGATACGGATATGAGCATTCTAACTACCGTAGTGGAACGCTATAAGAGCATCGATGCTTGGTCGGCCGATCCGATTTTGCGGGAAGAGCCCTTTGACTTATTACAGGAGGTCATGACGCAAGCAGGTGAATTGACGAAAAAAGCTGATTATAATGAAGTTGTAAACAATATGTACGCAGAAGAAGCGGTGAAAAACCAATAA
- a CDS encoding SGNH/GDSL hydrolase family protein: MKKRYVSIVISILLVTSGLYGCGNKAVSFDTSNPEEKASISQIFAFGDSFSDNGGSLKVSTEVMNLPTPITGASILPCDPQSDLYWEGRWSNGKTAVEYLASELDVKLTNYAVGGAKSGKDNYYDWLNSYKKTGVLSQIDWFKSSLKNGKADSDALYFIFVSANDYFYHMDYNTPDSIKELSAQTVKNINTAVTTLSKLGAKKFMLVSCVDLSIEPWEVSNSRIAQAEEYTTNVNTALSGGLNDLMDKLNVDIIYFDYPKEVSQEIRTNPDQYGIKELNKPYEFTSPEIVKSEGNPEEYYFWDEWHPTTTVHKIAGEEMAEEIEQ; this comes from the coding sequence GTGAAAAAAAGATATGTAAGCATCGTTATTTCAATTTTATTAGTTACTTCTGGGTTATATGGCTGTGGAAACAAGGCCGTTTCGTTTGATACCTCAAATCCAGAAGAGAAAGCATCAATATCTCAAATTTTTGCTTTTGGTGACAGTTTTTCAGATAATGGGGGGAGTCTGAAAGTAAGTACAGAGGTTATGAATTTACCGACGCCCATTACCGGTGCAAGCATCTTACCTTGTGATCCCCAAAGCGATCTATATTGGGAAGGCAGATGGTCAAACGGAAAGACTGCAGTAGAGTATTTAGCCTCTGAATTGGACGTAAAACTGACCAATTATGCAGTAGGCGGAGCAAAAAGTGGAAAAGATAACTACTATGATTGGCTTAACAGCTATAAGAAGACAGGAGTATTAAGTCAAATAGACTGGTTTAAAAGCAGTTTAAAAAATGGAAAAGCAGACTCTGACGCGCTATATTTCATTTTTGTTTCTGCAAATGACTATTTTTATCATATGGACTATAATACGCCTGATTCTATCAAGGAGTTATCCGCACAAACGGTGAAAAATATTAATACTGCAGTGACTACGCTGTCTAAATTGGGAGCCAAGAAATTTATGTTGGTAAGTTGTGTAGATTTATCCATTGAACCTTGGGAAGTAAGCAATTCAAGAATAGCTCAAGCAGAAGAATATACCACGAATGTAAACACTGCTTTATCCGGTGGATTAAACGATTTAATGGATAAATTAAATGTAGATATTATATATTTTGACTATCCGAAAGAAGTAAGTCAAGAGATCAGAACTAATCCAGATCAGTACGGAATAAAAGAGCTGAATAAACCGTATGAATTTACTTCTCCTGAAATAGTAAAGAGTGAGGGAAATCCTGAGGAATACTATTTCTGGGATGAATGGCATCCAACCACTACTGTTCATAAAATAGCAGGGGAAGAAATGGCGGAAGAAATAGAACAATAG
- a CDS encoding DUF3892 domain-containing protein, producing the protein MNNEKNTLDASFARNTLDQIPTPASDAKRITGLVKSGGKVTGYQLSDNSILSKEDCIDLAKRGGVMGVGISHRGNTEYLKSIPDGSENNNLSSLPSIH; encoded by the coding sequence ATGAACAACGAAAAAAATACCTTGGATGCGTCTTTTGCCCGCAATACGCTGGATCAAATCCCCACCCCAGCCAGCGATGCAAAACGAATTACCGGCCTTGTTAAAAGCGGTGGCAAAGTGACAGGTTATCAGTTGTCCGATAACAGCATTCTGTCCAAGGAAGACTGTATTGATCTGGCTAAACGAGGAGGCGTCATGGGCGTAGGGATTTCTCATCGTGGCAATACAGAATATCTAAAATCGATTCCGGATGGCTCTGAAAACAATAACTTAAGTTCACTGCCCTCCATCCATTAG